From the Blastocatellia bacterium genome, one window contains:
- a CDS encoding response regulator transcription factor: protein MLNKNRILVIEDDEDIANNIKYSLERGGPYEVLLALTGEAGLELCEDSDYDLILLDLNLPGMSGFELCRALRRRRRTSHIPILILSARSNEDDKVHGFDLGADDYVTKPFSMRELKARVSALLKRRIDPVKILPFDDGQLIVDFEQMNVRFRGRNVTLTRKEFQLLKLLLENRGRILTRETLLERVWGLEYLGESRTIDVHVSRLRQKLGGDEYIQTVVGLGYRFKDPKQGDDFND from the coding sequence ATGTTAAACAAAAATCGAATTTTAGTTATAGAAGATGATGAAGATATTGCTAATAATATCAAGTATAGTCTAGAGCGTGGTGGCCCTTATGAAGTGCTACTAGCTTTGACAGGTGAGGCAGGTTTAGAACTTTGCGAAGATAGCGATTACGATTTAATTCTTTTAGATCTTAATTTACCTGGAATGTCAGGCTTTGAGCTTTGTAGGGCATTACGTCGTCGTCGTCGCACTTCTCATATACCGATTTTAATTCTTTCAGCACGAAGCAATGAAGATGACAAGGTACATGGCTTTGACCTAGGGGCTGATGATTATGTGACTAAGCCTTTTAGTATGCGAGAATTAAAGGCGCGTGTTAGTGCTTTGCTTAAACGCCGTATTGATCCAGTAAAAATCCTTCCCTTTGATGATGGACAACTTATTGTAGATTTTGAGCAAATGAATGTGCGTTTTCGTGGTCGAAATGTCACTTTAACACGCAAAGAATTTCAATTATTAAAACTTTTATTAGAAAATCGTGGACGTATTCTTACCCGTGAAACATTGCTAGAACGTGTTTGGGGACTAGAATACCTAGGTGAATCCCGAACAATTGATGTGCATGTTTCACGTCTTAGGCAAAAGTTAGGCGGGGATGAGTATATTCAAACTGTAGTTGGTCTTGGTTATCGTTTCAAAGACCCAAAACAAGGAGATGATTTTAATGACTGA
- the phoU gene encoding phosphate signaling complex protein PhoU — MSFFEDDLNFLRDRILLLGGAAEAAISRATRALIERDADLAESVIAEDDEIDSMENEIDQYCSDLLINNTSLDLDLRFVISVSRAAQIIERIADHAVNIAKHALVLIDQPQLKTHIELPQLASIAQDMLLSSLDALTRSDCQLAFNTIHKDDQADELFHTIYDHLVTTMEQEPKTVRRAVELLFVIKHLERIADYATNICEMVIYLVEGRLIKHTPEAK, encoded by the coding sequence ATGTCCTTTTTTGAAGATGATCTTAACTTTCTAAGAGATCGCATTCTGCTACTTGGAGGCGCGGCTGAAGCAGCCATTTCACGAGCTACCCGTGCTTTAATAGAACGTGATGCAGATCTAGCTGAGTCCGTTATTGCAGAAGATGATGAAATTGATAGTATGGAAAATGAAATTGACCAATACTGTAGCGATTTATTAATTAATAATACTTCTCTTGATCTGGATCTACGCTTTGTTATTTCGGTTTCTCGTGCTGCACAAATAATTGAAAGAATTGCTGATCACGCGGTAAATATTGCTAAACATGCCCTAGTGCTAATTGACCAACCTCAGCTTAAAACACATATTGAACTTCCTCAACTAGCTAGTATTGCTCAAGATATGCTCTTAAGTAGTTTAGATGCTCTTACTCGTTCAGATTGCCAGCTAGCTTTTAATACAATTCATAAAGATGATCAAGCCGACGAGCTTTTTCACACCATTTATGACCATTTAGTTACTACTATGGAACAAGAACCAAAAACCGTTAGACGCGCTGTTGAACTACTTTTTGTAATTAAACATTTAGAAAGAATTGCTGATTATGCTACCAACATTTGCGAAATGGTTATTTACTTGGTAGAAGGACGGTTAATTAAACATACTCCTGAAGCTAAATAA
- the pstS gene encoding phosphate ABC transporter substrate-binding protein PstS, producing the protein MLKNFYLLLVVMIFLLTLACAGPLTEDEKGGMMSGDGILLQGAGATFPYPLYSKWISEYNKLNSTIKIDYQSIGSGGGIKQIKEQTVDFGATDAPMTDEQQKTLKKPIIHIPTTLGAVVTCYNLPSVNGELKLTPESLTAIFLGEIKKWNDPKIVEANPNINLPDKDITVVHRSDGSGTTAVFVDYLSKISPIWAKEVGKGTSVDWPVGLGGKGNEGVTGQIKQIEGTIGYVELVYALQNKLPFASIKNKAGKFIVPNIDSVTAAATGAMSQMPDDMRLSITNADGEESYPIASYTYLLIYQDTQSKVKAQALADFLKWSINDGQKIAKQLNYAPLPDEVVKRIKEKLKTLKSKGQPLTIS; encoded by the coding sequence ATGTTAAAAAATTTTTATCTCTTGCTTGTTGTAATGATCTTTCTATTAACCTTAGCTTGTGCCGGCCCGCTAACAGAAGATGAGAAGGGCGGAATGATGTCAGGTGATGGGATTTTACTTCAAGGTGCTGGTGCTACATTTCCTTATCCTCTTTATTCTAAATGGATTAGCGAATATAACAAACTTAATTCAACCATAAAGATCGATTATCAATCTATAGGTTCCGGTGGTGGAATCAAGCAAATTAAAGAGCAAACTGTTGATTTTGGGGCTACAGATGCTCCAATGACAGACGAGCAGCAAAAAACCTTAAAAAAACCTATCATACATATTCCAACTACATTAGGTGCAGTAGTAACTTGCTATAACTTACCTAGTGTTAATGGTGAGCTAAAACTTACTCCTGAAAGCTTAACTGCAATATTTTTGGGTGAGATAAAAAAATGGAATGACCCAAAAATAGTTGAAGCTAACCCAAATATTAATTTGCCAGATAAAGATATTACGGTTGTACATCGTTCTGATGGAAGTGGGACGACAGCCGTTTTTGTTGATTACCTAAGTAAAATTAGCCCTATTTGGGCTAAAGAAGTTGGCAAAGGAACATCGGTTGATTGGCCTGTTGGTCTTGGTGGCAAAGGCAATGAAGGCGTAACAGGACAAATTAAACAAATTGAAGGAACTATTGGTTATGTAGAATTAGTTTATGCTCTGCAAAATAAACTTCCATTTGCTTCAATTAAAAATAAAGCTGGTAAATTTATTGTTCCTAACATAGATTCAGTAACAGCGGCAGCGACGGGTGCAATGTCGCAAATGCCTGATGATATGAGGCTTTCAATTACTAATGCAGATGGCGAAGAATCTTATCCAATAGCGAGCTATACCTATCTTTTAATTTACCAAGACACACAAAGCAAGGTAAAAGCTCAAGCTCTAGCTGATTTTCTAAAATGGTCAATAAATGATGGGCAAAAAATAGCTAAACAGCTTAATTATGCACCTCTTCCAGACGAAGTAGTAAAGCGGATAAAAGAAAAACTAAAAACTCTAAAATCTAAAGGCCAACCCTTAACTATTTCTTAA
- the pstC gene encoding phosphate ABC transporter permease subunit PstC has product MTSAADNGFRQLTKILAILLLGLVITLLISMIYSSRLSISQFGFSFVFSSTWDPVKEVFGALPFIYGTLVSSLIALAFAVPISLGVAVFLTEQCPIKLRPVILTLVELLAAIPSVAYGLWGIFVLVPFMREVVNPVLGKTLGFLPLFQGPAYGIGLLTSGLILAVMIVPITTAISVSSLTAVDPTQREAALALGATRWEATQIMLLNARSGILGGVILGLGRALGETMAVTMVIGNRPEIAASLLAPAYTMASVIANEFAEATYDLYLHALIEIGVLLFILTFIVQGLAQLLIRQITKGTKSNA; this is encoded by the coding sequence ATGACTAGCGCGGCTGATAATGGGTTTCGTCAGCTAACAAAAATTTTAGCAATATTGTTGTTAGGATTAGTTATAACCTTGCTAATCTCAATGATTTATAGTAGTCGTCTAAGTATTAGTCAGTTTGGTTTTAGTTTTGTTTTTTCTTCTACCTGGGATCCAGTTAAAGAAGTTTTTGGAGCTTTACCTTTTATTTATGGCACACTTGTTAGCTCATTAATTGCACTAGCTTTTGCTGTTCCAATAAGCTTAGGTGTCGCTGTTTTTTTGACCGAACAATGCCCAATTAAATTAAGACCTGTAATACTTACTCTGGTAGAACTCTTAGCAGCAATTCCTAGCGTAGCTTATGGACTTTGGGGAATTTTTGTTTTAGTTCCTTTTATGAGAGAAGTAGTTAACCCAGTATTAGGAAAAACACTTGGATTTTTACCATTATTTCAAGGGCCAGCCTATGGAATAGGGCTTTTGACTTCAGGACTGATTTTAGCAGTGATGATTGTTCCAATAACTACAGCAATTTCTGTAAGTTCGCTAACAGCCGTTGACCCAACACAAAGAGAAGCGGCTTTAGCATTAGGTGCAACACGTTGGGAAGCAACACAAATTATGCTCTTAAATGCTCGCTCTGGAATTTTAGGAGGGGTTATTTTAGGCTTGGGACGTGCGTTAGGTGAAACAATGGCTGTAACAATGGTAATTGGCAATCGTCCAGAAATAGCTGCCTCTTTGCTTGCCCCTGCTTATACAATGGCTAGTGTAATTGCTAATGAATTTGCTGAAGCTACCTATGATCTTTATTTACACGCATTAATAGAAATAGGTGTTTTACTGTTTATACTTACTTTTATTGTCCAAGGGCTAGCACAATTACTTATTCGCCAAATTACTAAAGGAACAAAGTCAAATGCGTAA
- a CDS encoding phosphate ABC transporter ATP-binding protein — MEKNILKEANEVDNKTATKIEIEASSFNFFYGAKQALYNINIKIPEKSITAFIGPSGCGKSTLLRSINRMNDIVIGSRVEGKMLLNEQDIYAKSVDVVALRRRVGMVFQKSTPFPKSIFENVAYGVKINGLAKSRKHLQEIVEQALKQGALWDEVKDRLNDSAMALSGGQQQRLCIARTLAVMPEVILMDEPCSALDPIATEKIEQLIAELREKYTVIIVTHNMQQATRVSDYTGFFLLGKLIEFDETEKIFTRPKEKKTEDYITGRFG, encoded by the coding sequence ATGGAAAAAAATATCTTAAAAGAAGCTAATGAAGTTGATAATAAAACAGCTACAAAAATTGAAATTGAGGCAAGTAGCTTTAATTTTTTTTATGGAGCAAAACAAGCTCTATATAACATAAATATTAAAATTCCAGAAAAGTCTATTACAGCATTTATTGGCCCTTCTGGATGTGGAAAATCTACGCTGCTACGCTCAATAAATCGAATGAATGATATTGTTATAGGTTCGCGTGTTGAAGGTAAAATGCTACTTAATGAGCAAGACATTTATGCAAAAAGCGTTGATGTTGTAGCTCTACGTCGTCGGGTTGGAATGGTATTTCAAAAGTCTACACCATTTCCTAAATCGATTTTTGAAAATGTAGCTTATGGAGTAAAAATTAACGGATTAGCAAAGTCTCGTAAACATTTGCAAGAGATTGTAGAACAAGCACTTAAACAAGGTGCGCTTTGGGATGAAGTAAAAGATCGGCTAAATGATTCTGCTATGGCTTTATCTGGCGGACAGCAACAACGCCTTTGTATTGCTCGCACTTTGGCAGTAATGCCAGAAGTTATTTTAATGGATGAACCTTGCTCGGCACTTGACCCAATTGCTACAGAAAAAATTGAGCAGTTGATTGCAGAGCTAAGAGAAAAGTATACTGTGATTATTGTCACTCATAATATGCAGCAGGCTACAAGAGTATCTGATTACACAGGATTTTTTTTACTAGGCAAATTAATAGAATTTGACGAAACAGAAAAAATCTTTACTCGGCCCAAAGAAAAGAAAACAGAAGATTACATCACAGGGCGATTTGGTTAA
- the phoU gene encoding phosphate signaling complex protein PhoU, translated as MRIIDGDLTKLKEKLTLMGTFTETAIDLTIKALLESNSEISNQVIVDDDKIDKLENEIVKLAIDVMVLRQPAAGDLRFTVTCLQSAAIIERVADHAVNIAKHVKALNLEPPLKPYVDLPRMAKVTNEMFHDSLQALINGNAELARQTIRKDDQVDELFHLIYDELISIMKSNPDTVTRGTELLFVIKHLERMADYATNICEMVIYMMEGRMIKHTEEAF; from the coding sequence ATGAGAATTATTGACGGCGATTTAACAAAACTAAAAGAAAAACTTACCCTTATGGGAACGTTTACAGAAACGGCTATTGATTTAACTATAAAAGCTTTACTAGAAAGCAATTCAGAGATTTCTAATCAAGTAATAGTTGATGATGATAAGATTGACAAGCTAGAAAATGAAATTGTTAAATTAGCTATTGATGTTATGGTCTTGCGCCAACCTGCGGCAGGAGATTTACGCTTTACTGTTACTTGTTTACAAAGTGCAGCAATAATTGAACGAGTTGCCGATCATGCAGTAAATATTGCTAAACATGTAAAAGCCTTAAATTTAGAGCCACCTCTAAAACCTTATGTTGATTTACCTAGAATGGCAAAAGTTACTAATGAAATGTTTCATGATAGCCTACAAGCTTTAATCAATGGAAATGCAGAACTAGCTCGCCAAACCATTAGAAAAGATGACCAGGTAGATGAGCTTTTTCATTTAATTTATGATGAGCTAATTTCAATAATGAAAAGCAACCCTGATACAGTAACACGAGGAACAGAACTATTATTTGTAATTAAACATTTAGAAAGAATGGCTGATTATGCTACAAACATTTGTGAAATGGTTATTTATATGATGGAAGGACGAATGATTAAACACACTGAAGAAGCGTTTTAA
- a CDS encoding GTPase domain-containing protein, with amino-acid sequence MPIIDYEARIMTCNFIYYGPSQGGKTTNLSYLHQHAVNKSRGNLINLATQTDRTMFFDYLALEFDLIEEYKTKFNLYTVPGQLFYEITRKTILKGLNVVDGIVFVADSQIDRRDANIESFWNLQHNLQSYGLNLYQIPYVLQVNKRDLPNICTLDEMKKELVIKDEPVIEAVADKGVGVLETLRAVSKKSLETLRQNMNAKQQDLIANM; translated from the coding sequence GTGCCAATCATAGATTACGAAGCACGTATAATGACATGTAATTTTATTTACTATGGCCCTAGTCAAGGTGGTAAAACAACAAATTTAAGCTATTTACATCAACATGCTGTAAATAAATCCAGGGGCAATTTAATAAATTTGGCTACACAAACCGATAGAACAATGTTTTTTGATTATTTGGCTTTAGAATTTGATTTAATAGAAGAATATAAAACAAAATTTAATCTTTATACCGTCCCAGGTCAGCTTTTCTATGAAATTACCCGCAAAACTATCTTAAAAGGCTTAAATGTAGTTGATGGAATAGTTTTTGTAGCTGATAGTCAAATTGATAGACGTGATGCAAATATAGAATCTTTTTGGAACCTACAACATAATTTACAATCTTATGGGTTAAATCTTTATCAAATTCCTTATGTTTTACAAGTTAATAAAAGAGACTTACCTAATATTTGTACATTAGATGAAATGAAAAAAGAGCTAGTTATTAAAGATGAACCTGTTATTGAAGCTGTGGCAGATAAAGGAGTTGGAGTTTTAGAGACTTTAAGAGCCGTTTCTAAAAAATCATTAGAAACACTAAGACAGAATATGAATGCTAAACAGCAAGATTTAATTGCTAATATGTAG